In Mya arenaria isolate MELC-2E11 chromosome 1, ASM2691426v1, the genomic stretch taaaaagtaccTAGTTAAAGTTGAGGAGGGGGAGGATAAAGACTTCGTGCCACTTTGTGCCAAATCGGAATAGGTTATACAAAACTTAGTAAACATATCTACTTTGTTTCCAACCTATTTCAttacatatgatataatatattcatcatATGTAATGCGGAGCACTTCGTGCCAATCTTGATgagtttatgaaaaaaatgaattttatgaaaaaattgaattttatgaaaaaattgaatttttatgaaaatgacttaaagaaaaatatatatgtaataaaaatggATATGTTCAAGAGAATCGGTAATACAGCTTTGAATGCTGTATTGGGTGTAACACCTCAGTTTATAAAACACGCAGCAACACGTGTGACGCCTCAGTTTATGCAAAAACAAGGCAACACAATTTACTGAATGGCTTAGTGATTATGTTGAGCCGCAAACCTTCAGCCAAACATTGGATGAGATCAAAGAGCATGTGAAAAAGACATACAAGAAAGTGAAACCTTTCGAAGTCAAGGAAAGTAGATCGGCTTTAAGAAGATTTACTACGCAATACGAGATTGAGGGAAGAAGCGGTTACATTCCACAAACATTTTTAGATTCTGTAAGACCCGATGTTGTTAGACTTATTTCCGCGAACCGTATGACAAAAATTAAAGTAATACTTAACTGTACGATGGAGAGAACTAGTATATGAACGGGTGATGTAGATCAGAGCCTGCATCAGTTCACTCTCATATTGAGGTTAATCTAGAAGGAGCAGATGTGAGCGATCTGTATACCACAATGACTGATAGGATTATTGAAGCAATATCAAACTTTCAAAGACAGGGTAGTAATTGGGTCTTCAAAGAGATCATCAGTCTGGAGATTCATACAATCAAGTATGAACCACTGCGAGGTAATTCTTATATTCCACTCCCCCAAAAGCTTGCATCGAAAAAGGCAATCACAAACATGAAAAACGAGGATGACATGTGCTGTATGTGGTGTGTATTGTGAGCGTTGAATCCTATCGAAAAACATGCAGAACGTATCGATAAATCACTTAAGGATCATAAAGATCTCTTAAATATGAATGGTATTGAGTATCCGGTTACCCTAAAGGCGATAGAAaggtttgaaaaacaaaatgacactaTCTCTGTCAATGTCTTCGGCTATGAAAATGGAGACGCCTATCCTCTGAGAGTTAGCAAGCATGAGCATAACACTTGTGTTAACCTTTTACTTATAGATGATGGGGAAAAACAACACTACTGTCTCATTAAGAGCATGAGCAGATTGTTGTCCGCCGAATGGAGTAAAGACGGATATAAAAGACATTACTGTTATAGATGCCTTAACTCTTTCATCTCAGAGGATTTCTTAAGTAAGCATAAAGAGTACTGCGACTCCAATGATGCTGTAAAGATTGAAATGCCGAAAAAAGGATCAACcttaaattttaaacactttttcaagTCAATGAGAGTGCCCTTTATTGTGTATGCTGACTTTGAAAGCTTCACACCAAAGTTGGATACTGCCCGACCCTACCCCTACGATTCTTACACCAAGCAGTATCAGAAGCATACACCTAGTGGGTTCTGCTAATACATCAAATGCTTTGATGATAAGGTATTTATTCAAAACCCCGTCATTTACACAAAGCAAACCGAAGATGAGGacgtttcataaatatttttagacAGGTTGGAACAAAACATTAAAGACATCTACAAAAAATGTGGACGCGCTAAGATGATCATCACAGAAGAACAGCAAAGCGATTTCAAAAAGGCTACTGTATGCTGGATATGTCAAGgagtttttgataaaaatgataagaaGGTAAGAGATCACTGCCATTTTTCCGGTAAGTATCGAGGAGCTGCTCATAACAATTGCAACCTCAAGTACCAAAAACCTAAGTTTACCCCCGTCGTATTTTATAATTTGAGTGGGTATGACAGtcaattgtttattaaaaatctAAGTAAATCCGAGGGTGATATTAATTGCGTCCCTAACAACGAAGAAACATACATCTCATTCACCAAACGGTATGTGATCGACCATTATACTGACAAAAAGGGGGAAGAAAAGGAAGTAAAGCATGAGCTGCGGTTTATTGACAGCTTCAAGCTCATGGCTTCTAGTCTAGATAAACTGGTAGAAAATACACCAGACCTTGAAATAACTAGGGCTATATTTGGAAATACACCTTTAGAAAAGGAACTGTTTAAGATAGGTAAATTCACCTCTGAAAATGAAAGAGACATTACCTTACGTGAGATGATTGATAAACCTAAACTTAAACACATCATTTCCAATCCAGAGAAGTTTGAGTTGGGAAGTAGATACATCAAAGGTAAACAATTACAGCAAAATTCACAGATTACGTTATTAAAAGAATATCTAAACAGACCAAACAAAAGAGGTGAATGTGCAATGAAATATCATCAGAGAAACGGATTTGGTAGATACTGGACCTCAGAAAATCTTGGCCTATGAGTAAAAAATTACACACACTTTATGTAAAGACACAATGATTGACATAGATATGAAAAATGCACATCCAACATTACTATCATCATACtgtcacaaaaataaaataccatgtGTAGGTCTTGACTTATACATTAACAACAGAGAGAAACAATATATGAAACTAACTAAAAAATCAAGAGATGATTCAAAGAAAGACCTATTTGCAATTATAAATGGTAGAgaagtaagtttaaaaaaaaacaaccccaGAATGGTTCGTTAAATATTACGATGGAATGAGAATTATTATTAATTCTGTATGTGAGTTTAATCCAGATCTATATGaacttgcaaaaaaaacaaaaagctCAGAATGGaagcaaatataatattaaaggtTCAGCTACTAATTTACTTATGTGCAGACTGGAAAACCAAGCATTAATAGCAGCATTTGATTATCTTAATGGAATCGGTGTTGAAGTTAGTGCTCTTGTGTTTGATGGTTTgatggtttataaaaaaatgtaataaacatcAACGAGATTCTTGAAGGTTGTTCAAAGGCAGTAAAGAGCAAAACAGATTGTACTATAACATTTACAGTGAAAGAAATGGATCTAGGGTATAACATACAAGTACAAACCTCAAAAAACAATCAAGATATTAAATTATTGAGGAAAGGAGTTTATCCCTATGACTACGTCGATGGTCTTAAAAAGTTGGCTGAAACGCAGTTACCTACAAAAACCGAGTTTTATTCCAAGCTGAGTGGTAATGACATTTCGGACAAAGACTATGTACACGCACAAAACGTCTGGAAAGAGTTCGAATGTAAGACAACGAGAGACTATCATGATCTGTATCTCACGTCAGATGTGTTGCTTCTGGCTGATGTATTTGAAACCTTCCGTAATCTCTGCTTGACAAACTATAACTTAGACCCTGCCTGGTACTACACCGCGCCGGGTTTGGCTTGGGGTGCTGCGTTAAAATTGACTGAGGTTGAGTTCGAATTGATAAGCGATCCAGACATGTTACTCATGATTGAAAAGGGGATTAGATGAGGTGTTTCAACCATCGCAACTCGATATGGAAAGgctaataataaatacatgggGAATGAGTTTGACCCTAATAAGGATAGTACATATCTACAGTATCTAGATGCAAACAATCTGTATGGATGGGCTATGAGCAAGCCTCTATCCACAAGTGGTTTAGAGTGGATGAGTGAAAGCGAACTCGAGGATTGTAAACAGGAGCCATGCATCCTCGAAGTAGATTTAGAGTATCCCGAAGACTTACATGATTTGCATAACGACTACCCTCTAGCCCCAGAACGAGTCAATGTAAATAAGGTTGAAAAACTTATCCCTTATCTcaataacaaaactatataCGTAGTATATTACGAAAATCTTAATCTCTATGAAAGCATGggtttgaaaataacaaagatCCATAGAGgtatcaaatttattgaaagtaCTTGGCTCAAAAAGTACATTGATCTCAACACATCTCTTCGAGCTAAAGCAAACAATGACTTTGAAAAGGACTTTTTTAAGCTCATGAACAATTCTGTCTTTGGAAAGACTATGGAAAATATCCGAAACAGGGTTGACATTAGGTTAGTCAACAACGAGACAAAGGCTGTAAAATTATCTGCAAAGCCAAACTACAAACATTGTACCATATTTGACGAAGATCTCGTAGCGGTACATATGAAAAAGACCAAGATTAGGTTTGACAAGCCGGTTTACTTGGGGATGTGTAGTCTTGACCTGAGCAAAACCTTGATGTATGAATTTCACTACTACTATATCAAACCTAACTACATTTTGGACGCTTATGGCACGTCCGGCGCTAAGCTTTTGTTTACTGACACTGACAGTTTAGCATATGAGATTAAAACTGAGGACTTTTACGCggatataaatgaaaatgtagaACAAATGTTTGATACCAGCAACTTCCCAGCGGATCATCCATCTGGTATCAAGTCTGGCGTGAACAAAAAGGTTGTAGGAATGTTTAAGGATGAATGTGGTGGAAAGATTATGCATGAGTTTGTAGGACTAAGAGCTAAGCTTTACAGTTAAAGGATGTATGAGGGTAATGAAGAAAAACGGTGCAAAGGTGTTAAGCAGAGTGTGGTCAAAAAGGAGATTAGCTTTGATGACTACAAGACCTGTCTGTTTAGTCGAAAAGAGCAGTTACGAAAAATGAATGTAATACGCAGCCACGGTCATGAAATATTCACGGAGGAGGTAAACGAGATAGCGTTGAGCGCAAACGATGACAAGCGGGTCATTCATGAGGATTGGGTACACACGCTGGTCTATGGACACTGGCGCTTGAGGCTTAAGGATGCTCTCGCACGCTTGCCTTACCGGTATACTCGTCAATATTACCGCCTTTGAAAAGGTTAGATTCTAATGTAACGTTCTCGTGAAGGCAAAGTGTTTTGACAAAAAGACCAAGACGCACACGTTTTCATCGTGCGAATGCGTATTTGTGAAAGAGGATTCGATTACCTTTCAAATTACCGAATTGAACTATTACGCGCGTACATTTTTATGTATCGGCTCccataaatgttaaaatgtaaaatcatacATTGATGTAACCGTTACCTTGAAACGATGGTCATTCTTTCGATTCCTCAATGGAGAATCGAacgattttcatgtttttttcatgagtttttcagattttttgtcCCAGAACTGGTAATATACTTCTACTCATCTGGAGGCTAGTTCCTTTAATTGGTCCGTACTCTTAGTTTCAAAGGATATTTTTgcgtttattttaaaaattagcTAATATCATCTTAATGTCTTTTCTTATCTGCGTGTATTCATAATaaagtatgttttgattttttgtgcaaatgtatgtatattatcGGTATAAAGCTCATTTTTCAACAGTGTGCATACAGTAAAAGAATGTATAGCGGAGGTAAGATAAGGACATACAGTTCTTGATGCTTGCTTCAATAAAATTACAtctatacatttaaaacattgtttgtaACATAACGTTCGTTTAACAAATGTTCCAGTAGGCTGAAGTAGGCCATTTAAAAAGGATGTACCTCAACTTGGCAGAGGATCGGATATCATGAGTTTGTACTTCATGtcaacattcggagctcctcggccgtttttatcgaaaacaacctcggatgtatgcccgtatatcagtaaaagtagttcgtattttttaactatatcattaatttaatgtagtgttttcgcttgtatttattgatctaagttttaatcgattgccagtgaagtgttgtattgaaaacattattaagattGCCAATAGTAAAgtaattaagtttaactgctaaattaaattactacgcgatctacttgcaccggacttaaacataccgatttgtgagtatgtaaaccgtccatatacatccgtggtggttttcgataaaaatggccgaggagttccgaatgacatGTCAAATGCTTATCGGAACATCTCGGTCATTATCTAACAGTCTCAAAGCTTGTGGGAGATGGCACAGTTGTTACGATTGTTTCAATGTCTATgctttcagaaaatattttttaaaggttGTAGTTTCCGCTACATTATATTTTCGTGTATGCACTTATATGAATGTACAAACAATTAATCCCTGTTTCAGGAACTTGACCtgcacaatgtacatgtatagtgtTACAGGTGAACGTAGGTTTAATTCAGAACATCATTGTTAATAATCAGTTTCATTATAGTAAGCTATGTTTATCCACTACAATATTTGCAACTGTAT encodes the following:
- the LOC128235536 gene encoding uncharacterized protein LOC128235536, encoding MGNEFDPNKDSTYLQYLDANNLYGWAMSKPLSTSGLEWMSESELEDCKQEPCILEVDLEYPEDLHDLHNDYPLAPERVNVNKVEKLIPYLNNKTIYVVYYENLNLYESMGLKITKIHRGIKFIESTWLKKYIDLNTSLRAKANNDFEKDFFKLMNNSVFGKTMENIRNRVDIRLVNNETKAVKLSAKPNYKHCTIFDEDLVAVHMKKTKIRFDKPVYLGMCSLDLSKTLMYEFHYYYIKPNYILDAYGTSGAKLLFTDTDSLAYEIKTEDFYADINENVEQMFDTSNFPADHPSGIKSGVNKKVVGMFKDECGGKIMHEFVGLRAKLYS